A stretch of the Stutzerimonas stutzeri genome encodes the following:
- a CDS encoding ParB/RepB/Spo0J family partition protein, with protein MVTQYEIHPYAKLFPMMQEDEYVTFRSDISTNGLRHPIVLFQGKILDGRNRYRSCCDLDIEPATEEYTGDDALGFVLSLNLYRRQLSVAQRALIAAEVSSLKSADEEASITIEDAATIMGVSPRSISSACKVVRQGVPELLDAVKSGEISISAAERISGLEDQEQKTLCNDGPKAICKAAKQMREKSRPAPKAASKPITAPSLIDAAESNPASLDASTFDTNSASDDLLQPTMKSPSSTELLFALAKEAMEQGYEAETLVGQILDEVEQGLDMQLLLFTSEAMSLLYPRLKAMSFRR; from the coding sequence ATGGTCACACAGTACGAAATTCATCCTTACGCCAAGCTGTTCCCGATGATGCAAGAAGATGAATACGTCACATTCCGCTCAGATATCAGCACCAATGGCTTGCGACATCCTATCGTTCTTTTCCAGGGCAAGATTCTTGACGGTCGTAATCGTTATAGGAGCTGCTGTGATCTCGATATTGAGCCAGCGACGGAGGAGTACACAGGCGACGACGCGTTAGGCTTCGTGCTGTCGTTAAACCTCTATCGTCGGCAACTGAGCGTTGCGCAGCGAGCATTGATCGCAGCAGAGGTTTCCTCCTTGAAGTCCGCAGATGAAGAGGCGAGCATTACGATTGAGGACGCAGCAACCATTATGGGCGTTAGCCCCAGATCCATATCTTCAGCTTGCAAGGTCGTTCGCCAGGGTGTGCCCGAGCTGCTAGACGCTGTGAAGTCTGGCGAAATCAGTATTTCAGCTGCAGAAAGAATCAGTGGACTGGAAGACCAGGAACAAAAAACACTTTGCAACGATGGACCCAAAGCCATATGCAAAGCTGCGAAGCAAATGCGAGAGAAGAGCAGGCCGGCCCCCAAGGCTGCAAGTAAACCCATAACTGCACCATCGCTAATTGATGCAGCTGAATCCAATCCTGCATCCCTCGATGCATCTACTTTTGATACAAACTCCGCATCAGACGATTTGCTTCAGCCAACGATGAAGTCTCCGTCCAGCACCGAGTTGCTATTTGCACTAGCGAAGGAAGCTATGGAGCAGGGCTATGAGGCCGAGACACTGGTGGGACAGATTCTGGATGAGGTAGAACAGGGATTGGATATGCAATTACTACTGTTTACCTCCGAGGCCATGAGTCTTCTATACCCCCGCCTTAAAGCTATGTCGTT